The Terriglobus roseus region CACTCTGAAAATCGAAAAGGGACAGCGCAAGCTTCTGATCAATGGCGTCGGAGCCTTTGGCATTCACTCTAAAAGTGACCTAGCGACCAAACAATCGCAGTTGACCTTTCTGAAATACGGTCAGGCGTCTCTGAAGATTGAGCCCCAGACTCCCCTGTCTCCTGGGGAGTATGCCGTTGTGGTGCAGTCGCAGAATCCGCAAATAACCGCATACTGCTTCGGCGTCGATGCTGCAAACTGAAGCAGTTTCGATCCGGTGATCATCCTGACTCCCACACAGCAATCGTGTGCGAGTTAAGAATCTTTCCAGTCACCGCGGCTGAAATTGAAAACGCGGTAGGTGCTCCCAATTTTGGGAATCTTCGATCATCGGATTTCAAGCAACAGCTAACTTTAATGAGTCCGAAGATGAACAGAAAAGAGACGAGGGGATGAAGGCATTTTGTGACGAAGATATGGCACAATCTGCGGCATGGTTTCCAAACATCTTGCCAATTGGAGATGTTCTTATGTCGATTTTGGTAGCACTGAAGTTGTTTTCCCGGATCGCTCTTGGTTCTCTTGATAGCGTTCTATCGACACGAAAAGCAATCCGGCTTCGACACGGTGTTTCGCGTCCCATGTATCGGAAGGCTGGACTCGCGCTGGTCGTCGTGCTTCTAGCAGGCGGCGCTATGGATATCGTGGCGCAGAGTTCCTATAACCAGATCACTGGTCCGCGGAACGAGGATCACCCGACCTGGCATGATCTTCCATCCATCGAATGGCAAGACGGAAGCTGGTACGCCACTGCCTCGGGAAATGAAGCCAGGATCATTCTGGGTGAACACGACGGAGCCAAGGATTGCCAGAGCTTTGGCTGCGTGGGTGAGGCTCCACGGCATTCTCGAACCTTTCTCAGCCACGCTGTTACTGGGAAATATGTTCTCTACCAATTTTTGGACAACCCACCCGGTGGCCCCGTAGTCACCATCAATACTGAAGAGAAGTGGATTCGGATCGGTCGCAACGACCGCCAAAGACAACCGCTAACTGACGAGTTGAAAACACAGTACAAATACCTTCTGGACGAAGGCGAGAAGATACTCCAGGAAGCAGCAAGACAGTACGCCGAGAAGAGCTTCAAGGTCGCGATTGCGAACCCGCTGCCTGCGACGCATACGGTTACTAAGGCTGGCCCTGCCCCCAACAACCCGCCAATGACGAAGGCGGCCTCGAATCCGCCAGTCAGAGGCACTGCGGATAGAGAAACTCAGATCCAGACAAACTCCGAACCACCTGCAATGGCTGCTTCCAACGGCGCCGTGCATTGGTTGAAAAAAGATGTCGACGATTTCCGTCTGGGCCCTACGACAACATTAACCGCTGCATCCTCGGTAGGAGGTGGATTCAATTTAACCGCCAAGTGTCTTGTCTACAAAAAGCAATTTTTGGCAATGGGAACTATCTCTGTGTCAGGCATACCCATCGAAATTCAACTACTCAACCCGCGTGTTCAATATGCGCTCTACGATGAACCCGGAAGTATCGATGCAAAGATCACACCTTTCTTTGGTACCGCAAATGTCACTGGCACTGTCACTCAAGGACACAAAGCATCTGAGGCATGGATAAGAATCGACACGAATCCGGCGAAGAAGAATGGATACGGAGATTCCCGGAAGATTGTTGTGGCATTCCCCGGCATGCCCCAATTTGACGATCCAACTATGCAGAAAAACTATGAAAAATCGAGGAAAGACCTTGGGGAACTAGGGAGCTTCTTTGACCCTCTTACCCAGGCCAACCAAACTCTCTACTTCCTCCCTGATCTTGAAAAGGCTTCTACACTGCGCATTCAGCTTTCGCTTACAGACGGAAATCAGCCCATTCTGTCAGCCGATCTGAATGACCCGATTCTCCGAGAATTTGTTCTGGACTGTTCCACCAGAAAAGATAAAGCGACGCGGGATGCGGAGATGAAAGCAGCACTCGATAGAGAGGCTGCGGAGAAGGCGAAAGAGGCCGAGCGAGAGGCCGCCGTGAAAGCAAAGCAAGCCGAGCTCCAGAAACGGCAAGCACAGGCATTCTTCCGTGGAACAGCAGCGGATTTCGACAAGAGGCTGCCACAGGCGGTTGCCGCTGCAATCCAGCGGGAAGGAATCACGGGATATGACTACTCGAAAGAAACGAGCAAGTTGATCAAGATCATGAATGCGTGCGAAGCACCCCCGGATAACCCGGATAAGTCAAAGCTGCGCAACATCTCCGATCTATCAAATGGCATAGTGCCCAATGGGCAGATGCACATGAGGGTGAACATCAACGCTCATAATGTCGACTACGACAAACGTGACCAAGATCAGCGAAAGTATTTCGAAAAGAAAGGGATTATTCATCCTGAAGAAAAGGTGCAATGCGAATTTACAGTCGACTTCGGATACAACCTCATCCTGACTGGAAGAATTGAGAAGCGCTGATCCGCCCCCCCTACGCCGACTTGTCGCAAATAATGAACACTCGTTGCGTGCCCTATCGATTTTGCACCAACCGCCGAATCTCGCGATGAGATCTGTAACTGCAGAGCCTTATTTTGTCTGTGGGGCTGGCAACGGCGACACGTCCCAGCGAATAGGGTATGGAGCAAGCCCGGCTTCAGCTAAGTCTCTACCCAATGTCGACCGGCTCCAACGGAAATCTTGGATCTGTGATGGTCTTCACCCGTCAATGCGCTGCGGCAGCTGGAACGAGTTGATCCTCGAAAAGGCCCAGGTTGTGGAATTGAAAATTTTTCGGCGGTCTTGGCGTAGAGGGGACAGCCGAAGTACTTAACGTGTCGCCTCACCTGTCATGCGCGACTGGAAGATGGCTTGAGCGTGGCTCATGACGGAACTCAGCGCCTAGCTAGAGGCGCTACAGGACTAGGCAATCATATAGATATCCCATCGATGTATCTGAAGAGCGCGTCTAGAGGCAGATGTATCAAAATTCATCAAAAGTGATATTCGGAGCTGGAACACGGAACTCTGCCAACATCTTCAATGTTGCTTTCATCATCATCGGTGGTCCACATAAGTAGTACTCAATGGCCGCTGGTTGCTCGTGTGTTTGAAGATAGTGCTCTCGCACGACATCATGGATAAAACCATGAAGCCCCTTCCACTCTTCCCCATCCACCGGCGACGATAATGCCGGAAGAAACCTGAAGTTGGAATGCATCTTCTCCAAGCCACGGAAGTAGTCTTCGTAAAACATTTCCTGCCGTGATCGCGCACCGTACCAGAAACTGATGCGGCGTGGTGACCGCTCAGTTTCCAACAAATGTGAGAGATGGGCACGAAGGGGAGCCATACCAGCACCACCACCGATGTACACCATTTCTTTCAACGTGGGTCGAATATGAAAGTCGCCAAAAGGCCCTGTTGCATCCACGGTGTCGCCAGGCCGCAGGCTGAACAAATAGCTTGAACCAATACCCGGACTGCATGCCTGTCCTGGCGGCGGTGTTGCAATGCGGACATTAAAACGCAGTTCCTTTTCAAGCGATGGGTTGCTGGCAACGGAATAGTTGTTGCGACGCTCGATGCCATTCCGATTCGACACAACGTGATCAAACACATGCTGCGCGCGCCACACACTCGCGTAAGGTTCCGCCACATCAAACTCCGAAAAACGGATCTCGTCGTACGCCGGAATATGAATCTGTAAGTAATCACCAGGAGAAAATTTCTGCATGCTCACGGGAGACTCTGGGACCAGAACAAGTTCTTTAATGAACGTGGCAGCGTTCTGATTGCTCACAACTCGAAGTCGCAGCATATCTTCGTCGCGACCTTTTGCTTGATCGGTCTCTGCGACATGAATATGAATAAACCCATCGCGCTCTTCTGACGTATATTTGGCGGTCCCGCGGCAGATCGGTGCTCGTGCCGGAGATCCGTCCTGCAGGTGAAACCGTCCGTTGTGTTTTGGACATTCAACAATATTGCCCTTCACCAGCCCGCCCGCCAGATGTACGTTGCCATGCGTACACATGCCATCAAGAACATGCACGCGGCCCTGCTCGTCACGGCATACAGCAAACGTCTTGCGCCCATAATCAAAGCGGATCACATCATCGCGCATTACATCTGTCGAGGCACAAGCTGCTATCCAGCCATCCTGACCTGTGTCCGCACTCGCGCGGTCATGCGTACAGACAGCTATCACCTTTCGTTCAGGAAGTACTCGTTTCACATGAAACGCGGGGTCGCTCATCTGCCTCCACACCGCTGGCACAATCTCTCTCCAAGCCCTGTAAAGACTGGGATAAGGCGGAGGACAGTCACTCTGAATGAGCGCGTGCAGCCGCGGCAGTTGATGAAACGGCACCAGTGGATACATGTGGTGCTCAATGTGGTAGTTCATGTTCCAGTACAGGAATCGGTTCAGTGGATTCATATATACCGTCCTGCAATTCAGACGGTGATCCAATACATTTTCCGCAAGGCCAGCGTGCTGGGTAACGCTGTACATCACCATCAACCATGCTCCGAAGAAGTTCACAAACCCAATCAGAAACAACGGCAATAGAGAATGTAGTGTGACTGCGAAGGCAATCACTGCGATATACATCG contains the following coding sequences:
- the nqrF gene encoding NADH:ubiquinone reductase (Na(+)-transporting) subunit F — translated: MSTMVSSPKPHLDYSLTGVNAKLAIERGLAEADWYQSPVPRDELRALLERRDGPALRDSLLWFGMIGGLAYLTYRLWGTWWAILPYLAYAALYAGSSDSRWHESGHGTAFRTDWMNNVLYQVSSFMVLREATVWRWSHTRHHSDTIIVGRDPEISVPRPPDPVAILKKFVSFGAYSKYFVSIIRHAVGRMSEDEKTFIPASEFGTVYRTARIHLAMYIAVIAFAVTLHSLLPLFLIGFVNFFGAWLMVMYSVTQHAGLAENVLDHRLNCRTVYMNPLNRFLYWNMNYHIEHHMYPLVPFHQLPRLHALIQSDCPPPYPSLYRAWREIVPAVWRQMSDPAFHVKRVLPERKVIAVCTHDRASADTGQDGWIAACASTDVMRDDVIRFDYGRKTFAVCRDEQGRVHVLDGMCTHGNVHLAGGLVKGNIVECPKHNGRFHLQDGSPARAPICRGTAKYTSEERDGFIHIHVAETDQAKGRDEDMLRLRVVSNQNAATFIKELVLVPESPVSMQKFSPGDYLQIHIPAYDEIRFSEFDVAEPYASVWRAQHVFDHVVSNRNGIERRNNYSVASNPSLEKELRFNVRIATPPPGQACSPGIGSSYLFSLRPGDTVDATGPFGDFHIRPTLKEMVYIGGGAGMAPLRAHLSHLLETERSPRRISFWYGARSRQEMFYEDYFRGLEKMHSNFRFLPALSSPVDGEEWKGLHGFIHDVVREHYLQTHEQPAAIEYYLCGPPMMMKATLKMLAEFRVPAPNITFDEF